The genomic segment TCACATCACTATTatatcaaaaatttatatgataGCACAATATGGacaaattaacattaaaatttaaagacatttaaCTTTACAACCTATGTTCCAAATTATTCCCATGATTGCACTTACGTTAACTCTTCAATAGGAGAGATAGATCCATCATCATCCAAGTATTTGTACCTACGACTATCAAGGTCTTCTCTTTCTAAATCTTCACCAacattcatttgtttcaaggatTCTTTGAGGTGGTATTCATACTTCAATTTTTCAAGGTAGTTAAAAAATCCTCTTGCCACTGCTTGCTACGTACCAAAAACACCATTATTTTATAAGTCAGACTTAAAATATTAAGATTCTTCCACAACTCAGCGCCAAGATGACAAGGATCCTCTTACCAAGAACTATGCAGTCActttaactactgtgccacacaCAGACCACATTATCAAATGCTGAATGTAAAAGCAAACTGTTCTACCAAGCAAGTTATCAAAGTTGGTACCAAGAGAAGTGCAAAACTTTTATTGTTTGGgccttataaatatatttttaaatagagagaAATGTTTAATCACCTTAAAACACAAAAGGTTAATGAGCATCAGTCTTTTCAGCTATCAGATGCCAGAACAGAGGCCTACAAATTTTGCAATCTTCCACACCCaactttttttgggctgcaccagtggcatatggaagttcctgggccagggaccaaatcccacccccacctgccacaGAGAAGCGCTCAATCACCAATCCActatgctacagtgggaactccaaattatgcAGTCACTTAACTTAAATATCGAAAGCCTACTGCTAAGTATTGGAGCATCTGTCAGGTAATTCTGTTAGAAATTGAGTGTCTTGGGGTTCCCAGCATGGCTtatggtaatgaactcgactagtatccatgaggatgtgtatttgatacctggcctcactcagtgagttaaggatctgaccggctgtggtgtaggtcagacacgtttctgatcctgcgttgctgtgactgtggctaggccaactgcagccccaattcaacccctagcctggcaactttcatgtgccacatgtagccctaaaaagcctaaaataaaataaaataaaaaattgattaagtctgtaagaaaaagaaacctacTAAAGCCACTGAAAGGCACGTTACTGTAAAACAACTGGGCATCATTTAgagttcctcttatggctcagcggtaacaaaacaGACCAGTATACTTGAAGACACAACACAGGTTctatctctagccttgctcagtgaattatggatctggcattgccgtgagctgtccaGACATGGtacagatcccacattgctgtggctgtggggtaggtcagcagctgcagctccaattcaacccctagcctgggaaattccatgtgctacaggtgtggccctaaaaagaaaaaaaaggtagggtATCATTTGAGTTTTAGGGATAGGATGGATGATGTGTTTCAAGACCTGGTAAAAATCAAGGTATTAAaacagccttggagttcctgtcgtgactcagaggaaacaaatgtgagtagcatccatgaggaagcattcaatccctggcctagctcagcagattaaggatcaggcattgccatgagctgtggtgtaggctgcagatgcagcttggatctggcattgctgtggctggggcgtaggccagtggctacagctcaattcaacccctagcctggatacctccatatgccagggtgtggccctaaaaagacaaaaagacaaaaacaaaacaaacaaaaaaatccaaaaaaacagCCTTGAAGCACTTCACATTCAGTATATTCAACTAACATACCAGTGAAGGTTCCACCCAGAAGCATAAGTGAACTTAATTGGCAGTACAGCCAAATATAGAAAAGTATCATCAAAGTTACAGATTCTATGTCCCAGGTTTATCCAAACAACTCATTTCAGACATTTTAAACTATGTTATCAGCATATATGAAATGACAACTCACCTCAAAGGTTAAAATTTTTCTCCAAGGTAAtggttttcttccattttctgctTCTAAAAATGGGAAACCAGGccctttgtctttaaattttatcttatttatttgtgaGACTCtagtgtttttccttccttttggtcTTCCCCTTGATCTTCCAGTTGgcttgtatttcttcttcttcttcttcttcttacgtttctttcttttgaatctttcaaaaatagcttttaaagTCAATGGTCTTGGTTCTATAGATGAGTCACTAGATGAATCTTCTGTATCAATACTTACAGGtgagtaaatatattttctaataggGTTTCTTTGCCTCTGTTTAGGTGGATTAGGTGGATTAGGAACACACTGAGTTTTAAATAAGCTGCTTCCAGAGGAAGAGCTgtcactaggggaaaaaaaaaaaaggaaaagtttttttggggttgtacctgcagcatgcacaaAAGTTCCAGTGCCAAGGACCAGATCTTTACCTGCTAAGATAAGGGAACACCGGGGAACTCCCCCCCTCAAAAGGGCGGGGGGGAATTGCACTCATATATTACCAATGCTTATTATGAGTATTTTTACAAATCAAAGCAGGAAAACATACTCCAGATGAAAAAATGGTCTCAGTAGCAGCCAACCACTTAATTCTGACCACTCTACCTCAAATGGCCCATGCCATGTGGCATAATGCCAAGCACTTACCAAAAAATGATCTTCTAAGTTCCAAAGGCAGCCTTGTTGACTGCTAGAGCCTCCACTAAATAAGACAAAGTCTCCTCTAAGTAAAAAGAGTAGCCCTAGTAGATACCTGATGTGAATATACTAGAAATGCTGATTT from the Sus scrofa isolate TJ Tabasco breed Duroc chromosome 9, Sscrofa11.1, whole genome shotgun sequence genome contains:
- the TAF1D gene encoding TATA box-binding protein-associated factor RNA polymerase I subunit D — encoded protein: MDSHNCTTVSDSALEIENQSDSSSSGSSLFKTQCVPNPPNPPKQRQRNPIRKYIYSPVSIDTEDSSSDSSIEPRPLTLKAIFERFKRKKRKKKKKKKKYKPTGRSRGRPKGRKNTRVSQINKIKFKDKGPGFPFLEAENGRKPLPWRKILTFEQAVARGFFNYLEKLKYEYHLKESLKQMNVGEDLEREDLDSRRYKYLDDDGSISPIEELTAEEENATNLEHDECDIKLVENNYFIISSELPKKKNVYLKQEEYTEEAALPKKKASKSKKQNSGQRTECLEKEIGM